One genomic segment of Gossypium arboreum isolate Shixiya-1 chromosome 3, ASM2569848v2, whole genome shotgun sequence includes these proteins:
- the LOC108476364 gene encoding phosphatidylinositol 3,4,5-trisphosphate 3-phosphatase and protein-tyrosine-phosphatase PTEN2A-like isoform X1 has product MANISADSPTPLATDAGPDNSSTEDAPSKLSSWTRNLKIPQPFAASQEELTPTGIAGKSTFSRFTSGLGLRSPSKSTTADGNADGASTTTQPGFLGTITKGIVDSSKNAVKAVQVKARHVVSQNKRRYQEGGFDLDLSYITENIIAMGFPAGDMSSGFFGYVEGFYRNHMEEVIQFFETHHKDKYKVYNLCSERLYDASLFEGKVASFPFDDHNCPPIQLILSFCQSAYSWLKEDIENVVVVHCKAGMARTGLMISSLLLYLKFFPTAEKSMGYYNQKRCVDGKGLVLPSQIRYVKYFERTLTYFNGENQPGRRCMLRGFRLLRCPYWVRPSITVSDHNGVLFSTKKHKRTKDLSPEDYWFSAPKKGVMVFALPGEPGLTELAGDFKIHFHDRQGDFYCWLNTTMMENRKILNTSDLDWFDKRKLPSPGFQVEVVLADYNDLVPSNPPTKTTANKPDESSGTSAAPSSNNNNKDDVFSDVEEEESATSTNRQQKPAASSATTKSETSTNPDQVTSLVHSTGKVSLGSANSQQTHTTGNPTKDAAAAAAGTEVSSLESEFKVMAADTSVFSFGDEEDYESE; this is encoded by the exons ATGGCTAATATCTCTGCAGACTCGCCGACTCCTTTGGCAACGGATGCAGGACCGGATAATTCTTCTACGGAAGATGCACCGTCGAAGCTGTCATCGTGGactagaaatttaaaaattcctcAGCCTTTTGCTGCCTCTCAAGAGGAGTTAACACCTACAGGGATTGCTGGGAAATCAACTTTTTCTCGGTTTACTAGCGGGCTAGGATTGCGGTCGCCTTCAAAATCTACTACTGCAGATGGTAACGCTGATGGAGCTTCGACAACAACCCAACCTGGTTTTCTTGGAACAATTACAAAAGGCATAGTTGACTCATCTAAAAATGCTGTGAAAGCTGTACAGGTCAAGGCTCGACATGTTGTTTCACAAAACAAACGGAGATACCAG GAGGGAGGATTTGACTTAGATTTGTCATACATCACTGAGAATATAATTGCTATGGGGTTCCCTGCTGGTGACATGAGCTCTGGGTTTTTTGGATATGTTGAG GGGTTCTATCGAAATCACATGGAAGAAGTGATTCAGTTTTTTGAAACGCATCACAAG GACAAGTACAAAGTATATAATCTTTGCTCTGAGAGATTGTACGATGCTTCATTATTTGAAGGAAAG GTGGCTAGTTTCCCCTTCGATGACCATAATTGCCCCCCAATTCAATTGATACTATCTTTTTGTCAAAGTGCTTACTCATGGCTGAAGGAGGATATTGAGAATGTTGTGGTTGTGCACTGTAAAGCTGGGATGGCAAGGACAGGGTTGATGATCTCTAGCCTTCTTCTATACTTGAAG TTCTTTCCCACTGCTGAAAAGTCAATGGGCTATTACAACCAGAAAAGATGTGTGGATGGAAAGGGGCTTGTTCTACCTAGTCAAATT AGGTATGTCAAATACTTTGAGCGCACCTTAACATACTTCAATGGTGAAAACCAGCCTGGGCGCAG GTGCATGCTTCGAGGATTCCGGCTTCTTCGTTGTCCTTATTGGGTCAGGCCCTCCATTACAGTGTCTGATCATAACG GTGTTCTCTTCTCGACAAAGAAGCATAAACGTACTAAGGATCTCTCT CCAGAAGATTATTGGTTTAGTGCACCAAAGAAAGGAGTCATGGTATTTGCTTTGCCTGGGGAACCTGGTCTGACCGAGTTGGCCGGGGACTTCAAAATTCATTTTCATGATCGCCAAGGAGATTTTTACTG TTGGCTAAACACAACAATGATGGAAAACAGAAAAATTCTGAATACCAGTGATCTTGATTGGTTTGACAAG AGGAAATTACCTTCCCCTGGTTTCCAGGTTGAGGTTGTGCTAGCAGATTATAATGACCTTGTTCCGTCGAACCCACCAACCAAAACTACCGCAAATAAGCCAGATGAAAGTTCAGGCACCAGTGCAGCCCCATCAAGCAACAATAACAACAAAGATGATGTGTTCTCAGACGTTGAGGAAGAAGAGTCTGCTACATCAACAAACAGGCAGCAAAAACCAGCTGCCTCCTCAGCCACCACCAAATCGGAAACGAGTACCAATCCAGATCAAGTTACAAGTTTAGTTCATTCTACTGGAAAAGTTTCTTTAGGAAGTGCAAACTCCCAACAGACACACACTACTGGTAACCCAACAAAAGATGCCGCTGCCGCTGCTGCTGGCACTGAAGTTTCGAGCTTGGAAAGTGAATTCAAGGTAATGGCTGCTGATACGTCTGTTTTCAGTTTTGGAGATGAAGAAGACTATGAAAGTGAGTAA
- the LOC108476364 gene encoding phosphatidylinositol 3,4,5-trisphosphate 3-phosphatase and protein-tyrosine-phosphatase PTEN2A-like isoform X2, with translation MANISADSPTPLATDAGPDNSSTEDAPSKLSSWTRNLKIPQPFAASQEELTPTGIAGKSTFSRFTSGLGLRSPSKSTTADGNADGASTTTQPGFLGTITKGIVDSSKNAVKAVQVKARHVVSQNKRRYQEGGFDLDLSYITENIIAMGFPAGDMSSGFFGYVEGFYRNHMEEVIQFFETHHKVASFPFDDHNCPPIQLILSFCQSAYSWLKEDIENVVVVHCKAGMARTGLMISSLLLYLKFFPTAEKSMGYYNQKRCVDGKGLVLPSQIRYVKYFERTLTYFNGENQPGRRCMLRGFRLLRCPYWVRPSITVSDHNGVLFSTKKHKRTKDLSPEDYWFSAPKKGVMVFALPGEPGLTELAGDFKIHFHDRQGDFYCWLNTTMMENRKILNTSDLDWFDKRKLPSPGFQVEVVLADYNDLVPSNPPTKTTANKPDESSGTSAAPSSNNNNKDDVFSDVEEEESATSTNRQQKPAASSATTKSETSTNPDQVTSLVHSTGKVSLGSANSQQTHTTGNPTKDAAAAAAGTEVSSLESEFKVMAADTSVFSFGDEEDYESE, from the exons ATGGCTAATATCTCTGCAGACTCGCCGACTCCTTTGGCAACGGATGCAGGACCGGATAATTCTTCTACGGAAGATGCACCGTCGAAGCTGTCATCGTGGactagaaatttaaaaattcctcAGCCTTTTGCTGCCTCTCAAGAGGAGTTAACACCTACAGGGATTGCTGGGAAATCAACTTTTTCTCGGTTTACTAGCGGGCTAGGATTGCGGTCGCCTTCAAAATCTACTACTGCAGATGGTAACGCTGATGGAGCTTCGACAACAACCCAACCTGGTTTTCTTGGAACAATTACAAAAGGCATAGTTGACTCATCTAAAAATGCTGTGAAAGCTGTACAGGTCAAGGCTCGACATGTTGTTTCACAAAACAAACGGAGATACCAG GAGGGAGGATTTGACTTAGATTTGTCATACATCACTGAGAATATAATTGCTATGGGGTTCCCTGCTGGTGACATGAGCTCTGGGTTTTTTGGATATGTTGAG GGGTTCTATCGAAATCACATGGAAGAAGTGATTCAGTTTTTTGAAACGCATCACAAG GTGGCTAGTTTCCCCTTCGATGACCATAATTGCCCCCCAATTCAATTGATACTATCTTTTTGTCAAAGTGCTTACTCATGGCTGAAGGAGGATATTGAGAATGTTGTGGTTGTGCACTGTAAAGCTGGGATGGCAAGGACAGGGTTGATGATCTCTAGCCTTCTTCTATACTTGAAG TTCTTTCCCACTGCTGAAAAGTCAATGGGCTATTACAACCAGAAAAGATGTGTGGATGGAAAGGGGCTTGTTCTACCTAGTCAAATT AGGTATGTCAAATACTTTGAGCGCACCTTAACATACTTCAATGGTGAAAACCAGCCTGGGCGCAG GTGCATGCTTCGAGGATTCCGGCTTCTTCGTTGTCCTTATTGGGTCAGGCCCTCCATTACAGTGTCTGATCATAACG GTGTTCTCTTCTCGACAAAGAAGCATAAACGTACTAAGGATCTCTCT CCAGAAGATTATTGGTTTAGTGCACCAAAGAAAGGAGTCATGGTATTTGCTTTGCCTGGGGAACCTGGTCTGACCGAGTTGGCCGGGGACTTCAAAATTCATTTTCATGATCGCCAAGGAGATTTTTACTG TTGGCTAAACACAACAATGATGGAAAACAGAAAAATTCTGAATACCAGTGATCTTGATTGGTTTGACAAG AGGAAATTACCTTCCCCTGGTTTCCAGGTTGAGGTTGTGCTAGCAGATTATAATGACCTTGTTCCGTCGAACCCACCAACCAAAACTACCGCAAATAAGCCAGATGAAAGTTCAGGCACCAGTGCAGCCCCATCAAGCAACAATAACAACAAAGATGATGTGTTCTCAGACGTTGAGGAAGAAGAGTCTGCTACATCAACAAACAGGCAGCAAAAACCAGCTGCCTCCTCAGCCACCACCAAATCGGAAACGAGTACCAATCCAGATCAAGTTACAAGTTTAGTTCATTCTACTGGAAAAGTTTCTTTAGGAAGTGCAAACTCCCAACAGACACACACTACTGGTAACCCAACAAAAGATGCCGCTGCCGCTGCTGCTGGCACTGAAGTTTCGAGCTTGGAAAGTGAATTCAAGGTAATGGCTGCTGATACGTCTGTTTTCAGTTTTGGAGATGAAGAAGACTATGAAAGTGAGTAA
- the LOC108476364 gene encoding phosphatidylinositol 3,4,5-trisphosphate 3-phosphatase and protein-tyrosine-phosphatase PTEN2A-like isoform X3, with the protein MANISADSPTPLATDAGPDNSSTEDAPSKLSSWTRNLKIPQPFAASQEELTPTGIAGKSTFSRFTSGLGLRSPSKSTTADGNADGASTTTQPGFLGTITKGIVDSSKNAVKAVQVKARHVVSQNKRRYQEGGFDLDLSYITENIIAMGFPAGDMSSGFFGYVEGFYRNHMEEVIQFFETHHKDKYKVYNLCSERLYDASLFEGKFFPTAEKSMGYYNQKRCVDGKGLVLPSQIRYVKYFERTLTYFNGENQPGRRCMLRGFRLLRCPYWVRPSITVSDHNGVLFSTKKHKRTKDLSPEDYWFSAPKKGVMVFALPGEPGLTELAGDFKIHFHDRQGDFYCWLNTTMMENRKILNTSDLDWFDKRKLPSPGFQVEVVLADYNDLVPSNPPTKTTANKPDESSGTSAAPSSNNNNKDDVFSDVEEEESATSTNRQQKPAASSATTKSETSTNPDQVTSLVHSTGKVSLGSANSQQTHTTGNPTKDAAAAAAGTEVSSLESEFKVMAADTSVFSFGDEEDYESE; encoded by the exons ATGGCTAATATCTCTGCAGACTCGCCGACTCCTTTGGCAACGGATGCAGGACCGGATAATTCTTCTACGGAAGATGCACCGTCGAAGCTGTCATCGTGGactagaaatttaaaaattcctcAGCCTTTTGCTGCCTCTCAAGAGGAGTTAACACCTACAGGGATTGCTGGGAAATCAACTTTTTCTCGGTTTACTAGCGGGCTAGGATTGCGGTCGCCTTCAAAATCTACTACTGCAGATGGTAACGCTGATGGAGCTTCGACAACAACCCAACCTGGTTTTCTTGGAACAATTACAAAAGGCATAGTTGACTCATCTAAAAATGCTGTGAAAGCTGTACAGGTCAAGGCTCGACATGTTGTTTCACAAAACAAACGGAGATACCAG GAGGGAGGATTTGACTTAGATTTGTCATACATCACTGAGAATATAATTGCTATGGGGTTCCCTGCTGGTGACATGAGCTCTGGGTTTTTTGGATATGTTGAG GGGTTCTATCGAAATCACATGGAAGAAGTGATTCAGTTTTTTGAAACGCATCACAAG GACAAGTACAAAGTATATAATCTTTGCTCTGAGAGATTGTACGATGCTTCATTATTTGAAGGAAAG TTCTTTCCCACTGCTGAAAAGTCAATGGGCTATTACAACCAGAAAAGATGTGTGGATGGAAAGGGGCTTGTTCTACCTAGTCAAATT AGGTATGTCAAATACTTTGAGCGCACCTTAACATACTTCAATGGTGAAAACCAGCCTGGGCGCAG GTGCATGCTTCGAGGATTCCGGCTTCTTCGTTGTCCTTATTGGGTCAGGCCCTCCATTACAGTGTCTGATCATAACG GTGTTCTCTTCTCGACAAAGAAGCATAAACGTACTAAGGATCTCTCT CCAGAAGATTATTGGTTTAGTGCACCAAAGAAAGGAGTCATGGTATTTGCTTTGCCTGGGGAACCTGGTCTGACCGAGTTGGCCGGGGACTTCAAAATTCATTTTCATGATCGCCAAGGAGATTTTTACTG TTGGCTAAACACAACAATGATGGAAAACAGAAAAATTCTGAATACCAGTGATCTTGATTGGTTTGACAAG AGGAAATTACCTTCCCCTGGTTTCCAGGTTGAGGTTGTGCTAGCAGATTATAATGACCTTGTTCCGTCGAACCCACCAACCAAAACTACCGCAAATAAGCCAGATGAAAGTTCAGGCACCAGTGCAGCCCCATCAAGCAACAATAACAACAAAGATGATGTGTTCTCAGACGTTGAGGAAGAAGAGTCTGCTACATCAACAAACAGGCAGCAAAAACCAGCTGCCTCCTCAGCCACCACCAAATCGGAAACGAGTACCAATCCAGATCAAGTTACAAGTTTAGTTCATTCTACTGGAAAAGTTTCTTTAGGAAGTGCAAACTCCCAACAGACACACACTACTGGTAACCCAACAAAAGATGCCGCTGCCGCTGCTGCTGGCACTGAAGTTTCGAGCTTGGAAAGTGAATTCAAGGTAATGGCTGCTGATACGTCTGTTTTCAGTTTTGGAGATGAAGAAGACTATGAAAGTGAGTAA
- the LOC108475730 gene encoding elicitor-responsive protein 1 isoform X1: MSGIQGQILDVTVVGCKKLKDTEWLSKQDPYVCLEYANTKYRTKTCTDGGKSPIFQEKFTFSLLEGLTEVNVVVWNSNTLSSDDLIGYGRVQLQKAISQGYDDSSWAIQTKTGRYAGEVQLILHYPNAKHQASGGYSQPSAPPAYAPPPHQPPPYGGPPVPAPYPPPGPAGYPAPPYPGGYPQQPLYPPATYPLGPDPYGGYPPPPGAYPPPPYYPPGNIIGHILDYLLTLII; the protein is encoded by the exons ATGTCGGGTATTCAAGGCCAGATTCTCGACGTTACTG TTGTGGGGTGTAAAAAATTGAAGGATACAGAATGGCTCTCGAAGCAAGATCCCTACGTTTGCCTTGAATATGCCAACACCAAGTATCGTACAAAAACCTGCACTG ATGGTGGGAAATCACCCATATTTCAAGAGAAGTTCACCTTCTCCTTGCTTGAAGGGCTGACAGAGGTCAATGTAGTGGTCTGGAACAGCAATACTTTATCTAGTGATGACTTAATAGGCTATGGAAG agTTCAATTGCAGAAGGCTATTTCTCAAGGTTATGATGATAGTTCTTGGGCCATTCAAACCAAAACTGGCAG ATATGCAGGAGAAGTGCAGCTGATACTGCATTATCCCAACGCCAAA CACCAAGCCTCAGGAGGATATAGTCAACCGTCGGCACCACCAGCATATGCACCGCCACCTCATCAACCACCTCCATACGGCGGACCACCAGTTCCAGCTCCTTATCCACCACCAGGTCCGGCGGGTTATCCAGCTCCACCGTATCCTGGTGGTTATCCTCAACAACCCTTATATCCTCCAGCCACGTATCCTCTTGGACCAGACCCATATGGCGGATACCCTCCTCCACCAGGCGCTTACCCTCCTCCACCCTATTACCCTCCAGGTAACATCATTGGTCACATATTAGATTATCTTTTGACACTAATTATATAA
- the LOC108475730 gene encoding U1 small nuclear ribonucleoprotein C isoform X2, which translates to MSGIQGQILDVTVVGCKKLKDTEWLSKQDPYVCLEYANTKYRTKTCTDGGKSPIFQEKFTFSLLEGLTEVNVVVWNSNTLSSDDLIGYGRVQLQKAISQGYDDSSWAIQTKTGRYAGEVQLILHYPNAKHQASGGYSQPSAPPAYAPPPHQPPPYGGPPVPAPYPPPGPAGYPAPPYPGGYPQQPLYPPATYPLGPDPYGGYPPPPGAYPPPPYYPPGPYPGPYPPY; encoded by the exons ATGTCGGGTATTCAAGGCCAGATTCTCGACGTTACTG TTGTGGGGTGTAAAAAATTGAAGGATACAGAATGGCTCTCGAAGCAAGATCCCTACGTTTGCCTTGAATATGCCAACACCAAGTATCGTACAAAAACCTGCACTG ATGGTGGGAAATCACCCATATTTCAAGAGAAGTTCACCTTCTCCTTGCTTGAAGGGCTGACAGAGGTCAATGTAGTGGTCTGGAACAGCAATACTTTATCTAGTGATGACTTAATAGGCTATGGAAG agTTCAATTGCAGAAGGCTATTTCTCAAGGTTATGATGATAGTTCTTGGGCCATTCAAACCAAAACTGGCAG ATATGCAGGAGAAGTGCAGCTGATACTGCATTATCCCAACGCCAAA CACCAAGCCTCAGGAGGATATAGTCAACCGTCGGCACCACCAGCATATGCACCGCCACCTCATCAACCACCTCCATACGGCGGACCACCAGTTCCAGCTCCTTATCCACCACCAGGTCCGGCGGGTTATCCAGCTCCACCGTATCCTGGTGGTTATCCTCAACAACCCTTATATCCTCCAGCCACGTATCCTCTTGGACCAGACCCATATGGCGGATACCCTCCTCCACCAGGCGCTTACCCTCCTCCACCCTATTACCCTCCAG GTCCATATCCAGGACCTTACCCACCTTACTAA